In Thunnus maccoyii chromosome 11, fThuMac1.1, whole genome shotgun sequence, one genomic interval encodes:
- the ccnyl1 gene encoding cyclin-Y-like protein 1: MGNTVSCCVSPESSPKLPSRQPAERLEELQTSTEVSDDNTAPYLQHISDREVPDELALESNPSDHARASTIFLSKSQTDVRDKRKSNHINHISHVSPGPLSKKYSSCSTIFIDDSTVSQPNLKSTIKCVTLAIYYHIKNRDSDRSLDIFDEKLHPLSREPVPDDYSRVDPEHKLIYRFVRTLFSAAQLTAECAIVTLVYLERLLTYAELDICPANWKRIVLGAILLASKVWDDQAVWNVDYCQILKDITVEDMNEMERHFLELLQFNINVPASVYAKYYFDLRQLADDNNLSFPLEPLNNQRAQKLEAISRLCEDKYKDLSRAAMRRSLSADNLIGIRHSNAVLS; encoded by the exons ATGGGCAACACGGTGTCATGCTGCGTCTCTCCCGAGTCGAGCCCCAAACTACCTTCGAGACAACCGGCAGAGCGGCTGGAGGAGCTCCAGACCAGCACTGAAGTGAGCGACGATAACACCGCGCCCTACCTGCAACATATAAGCGACAGAGAAGTCCCTGACG AGCTGGCCTTGGAGTCGAACCCGTCGGACCACGCCCGAGCAAGTACCATCTTCCTCAGCAAGTCCCAGACAGACG TACgagacaagaggaaaagtaACCACATAAACCATATCAGTCAT GTATCCCCTGGTCCACTGTCAAAGAAATACAGCTCCTGTTCCACCATCTTCATAGACGACAGCACCGTCAGCCAGCCCAACCTCAAAAGCACAATTAAATG tgTCACTTTAGCAATATACTACCACATCAAAAACAG GGACTCGGACAGGTCATTGGACATCTTTGATGAGAAGTTGCACCCCTTATCA AGAGAGCCAGTGCCAGATGACTACTCCCGCGTAGACCCAGAACACAAACTGATCTACCGCTTCGTCAGAACACTCTTCAGTGCTGCACAGCTCACTGCAGAATGTGCCATTGTCACTCTT GTGTACTTGGAGCGCCTGCTGACCTACGCTGAGCTGGATATCTGCCCCGCCAACTGGAAGCGCATCGTCCTGGGAGCCATCCTGCTGGCCTCCAAAGTCTGGGACGACCAGGCCGTCTGGAATGTCGACTACTGCCAGATCCTAAAAGACATCACTGTGGAGGACAT GAATGAGATGGAGCGCCACTTCCTGGAGCTTCTCCAGTTCAATATCAACGTGCCAGCCAGTGTGTATGCCAAGTACTACTTTGATCTGCGGCAGCTGGCTGATGACAACAACCTCAGCTTTCCTCTGGAGCCTCTCAACAACCAGCGTGCCCAGAAACTAGAG GCCATTTCAAGACTATGTGAAGACAAGTACAAAGACCTGAGTCGAGCAGCAATGAGACGATCCCTCAGCGCAGACAACCTGATAGGTATACGACACTCCAACGCTGTGCTCTCATAG
- the fzd5 gene encoding frizzled-5 — protein MIYMASMVRHALPRPLVLLLLLLFWCPGLTLGASKDLVCEPITVPMCRGIGYNLTYMPNQFNHDTQEEVGLEVHQFWPLVRIRCSPDLLFFLCSMYTPICLPDYRKPLPPCRSVCERAKRGCSPLMSQYGFEWPERMNCEQLPKLGDEALCMDQNSSETTTLAPPFPKPTPKGRTRPPSAPQCDRECRCRDPLVPIKRESHSLYGRVHTGPLLNCAQPCHQPYFSADERAFTSFWVGLWSVLCFISTLTTVATFLIDMERFKYPERPIIFLAACYLFVSLGYIIRLVAGHERVACGASSSSVGGDQLHILYDTTGPALCTLVFLLVYFFGMASSIWWVVLSFTWFLAAGMKWGSEAIAGYSQYFHFAAWLIPSIKSIVVLALSAVDGDPVAGICYVGNQSLENLRGFVLAPLVVYLFTGTLFLLAGFVSLFRIRSIIKQGGTKTDKLERLMIRIGLFTVLYTVPATIVVACLVYEQHYRPGWERALACSCLSDRQRSGLGPDYAVFMLKYFMYLVVGITSGVWIWSGKTLESWRRFVARCCPCWPQKATAPPSMYSEASTALTGHTGSGLTPGIYHKAAPSHI, from the coding sequence ATGATCTATATGGCATCTATGGTGAGGCACGCGCTCCCGCGGCCCctcgtgctgctgctgctgctgctgttctggtGTCCTGGTCTCACGTTAGGAGCCTCCAAGGATCTGGTCTGTGAGCCAATCACTGTGCCCATGTGCAGAGGCATCGGCTACAACCTGACCTACATGCCCAACCAGTTCAACCACGACACCCAGGAGGAGGTGGGGCTGGAGGTCCACCAGTTCTGGCCCCTGGTCCGGATCCGCTGCTCTCCAGACCTGCTCTTCTTCCTGTGCAGCATGTACACCCCAATCTGCCTGCCTGATTACCGCAAGCCTCTGCCTCCCTGCCGCTCAGTGTGTGAGAGGGCCAAACGCGGCTGCTCTCCTCTGATGAGCCAGTACGGCTTCGAGTGGCCAGAGAGGATGAACTGCGAGCAGCTGCCCAAGCTGGGCGACGAGGCCCTGTGCATGGACCAGAACAGCAGCGAGACCACTACCCTGGCTCCTCCGTTCCCCAAGCCCACCCCTAAAGGCCGGACCAGACCCCCCAGCGCCCCTCAGTGTGACAGGGAATGTCGCTGTCGAGACCCCCTGGTCCCCATTAAGagggagtcccactctctgtaCGGCCGGGTCCACACCGGCCCTCTGCTCAACTGTGCCCAGCCCTGCCACCAGCCCTACTTCTCAGCCGACGAGCGCGCCTTCACCAGCTTCTGGGTGGGGCTTTGGTCAGTGTTGTGCTTCATCTCCACCCTGACCACTGTCGCCACTTTCCTTATTGACATGGAGCGCTTCAAGTACCCAGAAAGGCCCATCATCTTCTTGGCTGCCTGCTACCTCTTCGTCTCTTTGGGTTACATCATCCGGTTGGTGGCAGGTCATGAGCGGGTAGCGTGTGgcgccagcagcagcagtgttggTGGTGACCAGCTGCACATCCTTTACGACACCACTGGCCCCGCTCTCTGCACCCTCGTCTTCTTGTTGGTGTATTTCTTTGGCATGGCCAGCTCCATCTGGTGGGTGGTGCTGTCCTTCACCTGGTTCCTGGCTGCAGGGATGAAGTGGGGCAGCGAGGCCATCGCAGGATATTCCCAGTATTTCCACTTTGCTGCCTGGCTCATCCCCAGCATCAAGTCCATTGTGGTTCTGGCTCTCAGCGCTGTGGACGGGGACCCTGTAGCTGGAATCTGCTACGTGGGGAACCAGAGCCTGGAGAATCTGAGGGGATTCGTACTCGCTCCTCTCGTGGTTTACCTCTTCACCGGCACACTTTTCTTACTCGCCGGCTTCGTTTCGCTCTTCCGCATCAGAAGCATCATCAAGCAAGGTGGCACCAAGACGGACAAACTGGAGCGACTGATGATTCGCATTGGACTCTTTACGGTGCTGTACACCGTGCCCGCCACCATCGTGGTGGCCTGCCTGGTGTATGAGCAGCACTACCGGCCCGGCTGGGAGCGAGCCTTGGCCTGCTCCTGCCTGTCTGACCGCCAGCGCTCAGGACTGGGTCCAGATTACGCCGTCTTCATGCTCAAGTACTTCATGTACTTGGTGGTGGGCATCACCTCAGGAGTCTGGATCTGGTCAGGAAAAACCCTGGAATCCTGGAGGAGGTTTGTGGCTCGCTGCTGCCCCTGCTGGCCACAGAAAGCCACTGCTCCACCCTCCATGTACAGCGAGGCCAGTACTGCTCTAACTGGACATACTGGAAGTGGACTGACGCCAGGGATCTACCACAAAGCTGCTCCGTCTCATATATGA